The Coffea arabica cultivar ET-39 chromosome 4e, Coffea Arabica ET-39 HiFi, whole genome shotgun sequence genome includes a window with the following:
- the LOC113739812 gene encoding malate synthase, glyoxysomal: MLGFGTFSHSISAGRKTGMGYDVPEGVDIRGRYDPEFARILTRDALQFVADLQREFRNHIKYAMECRKEAKMRYNNGAMPGFDPATKSVRDAEWVCAPVPPAVADRRVEITGPVERKMIINALNSGAKVFMADFEDALSPSWENLMRGQVNLKDAVNGTISFHDQARNRVYKLNEHTAKLFVRPRGWHLPEDHILIDGEPATGCLVDFGLYFFHNYAAFRQNQGEGCGPFLYLPKMEHSREARIWNNVFEKAEKMAGIQRGSIRATVLIETLPAVFQMDEILYELRDHSVGLNCGRWDYIFSYVKTFQAHPDRLLPDRVLVGMAQHFMESYCDLLIRTCHRRSVHAMGGMAAQIPIRDDPAANEAALELVRKDKLREVKAGHDGTWAAHPGLIPTCMEVFTNYMGNAPNQIETMKRGDAAVITEEDLLQIPRGVRTMEGLRLNTRVGIQYLAAWLTGTGSVPLYNLMEDAATAEISRVQNWQWLKYGVELDGDGIGVKVTVDLFGRVVEEEMARIEREVGKDKFKTGKYKEACRIFTQQCTAPALDDFLTLNAYSHIVMHHPDGSSRL, encoded by the exons ATGCTGGGATTTGGGACTTTCAGCCACTCTATTTCCGCCGGAAGAAAGACTGGAATGGGCTATGATGTACCAGAGGGTGTGGATATTCGGGGTAGATATGATCCTGAGTTTGCCAGAATTCTTACCAGGGATGCTTTGCAATTTGTTGCTGATTTGCAAAGGGAGTTTAGGAACCATATTAAGTATGCCATGGAGTGCAGGAAAGAGGCAAAGATGAGGTATAACAACGGGGCAATGCCAGGATTTGATCCAGCTACCAAGTCTGTGAGGGATGCTGAGTGGGTTTGTGCACCAGTGCCCCCAGCTGTTGCTGATAGGAGGGTTGAGATAACAGGGCCAGTTGAGAGGAAAATGATCATCAATGCACTCAACTCTGGGGCCAAGGTTTTCATG GCTGATTTTGAGGATGCATTGTCACCAAGTTGGGAGAATCTTATGAGGGGACAAGTGAACTTGAAAGATGCTGTTAATGGAACTATAAGCTTTCATGACCAAGCTAGAAATAGAGTTTACAAGCTCAATGAGCATACTGCTAAGCTTTTTGTCCGCCCAAGAGGTTGGCATTTACCCGAGGATCATATATTAATTGATGGTGAACCTGCCACTGGTTGCCTAGTTGACTTCGGCCTCTATTTTTTCCACAATTATGCTGCATTTAGGCAGAACCAAGGTGAAGGATGTGGTCCTTTCCTTTATCTCCCAAAGATGGAGCATTCAAG AGAAGCTAGGATATGGAACAATGTATTTGAGAAGGCAGAGAAAATGGCTGGTATTCAAAGAGGAAGCATTAGAGCTACTGTTCTAATTGAGACACTTCCTGCTGTCTTTCAAATGGATGAAATCCTGTATGAACTGAGAGATCACTCTGTTGGCTTGAACTGTGGAAGATGGGATTATATATTCAGTTATGTCAAGACCTTCCAGGCTCATCCCGATAGACTGCTGCCAGATAGGGTCCtagtaggaatggctcagcactTCATGGAAAGTTACTGTGATCTACTGATCAGGACCTGTCACAGGCGCAGTGTGCATGCCATGGGAGGAATG GCAGCTCAAATTCCAATTAGAGATGACCCAGCGGCAAATGAAGCAGCATTGGAGCTAGTAAGGAAGGACAAACTGAGAGAGGTGAAGGCAGGGCATGATGGTACTTGGGCCGCACACCCAGGGCTGATCCCCACATGTATGGAAGTTTTTACCAACTACATGGGCAATGCTCCAAACCAAATTGAAACTATGAAGCGAGGAGATGCTGCTGTCATAACTGAGGAAGACCTCTTACAGATACCAAGAGGAGTTCGAACCATGGAAGGCCTTCGTCTCAATACCCGAGTTGGCATCCAGTATTTGGCTGCATGGCTAACTGGAACTGGCTCAGTCCCTCTTTACAATCTTATGGAGGATGCTGCAACCGCTGAGATAAGCAGAGTCCAGAACTGGCAATGGTTGAAGTATGGAgttgaattggatggtgacggCATAGGTGTGAAGGTGACCGTGGACCTCTTTGGGAGGGTTGTCGAGGAAGAAATGGCTAGGATCGAGAGAGAAGTTGGAAAAGATAAATTCAAGACAGGCAAGTACAAAGAGGCTTGCAGGATATTCACACAGCAATGCACAGCTCCAGCATTGGATGACTTTCTGACTCTAAATGCCTACAGCCACATTGTCATGCATCATCCTGATGGATCTTCCAGGCTCTAA